ACCGGTGTCGATAATACCGATCTGGGTCCCTTCACCGGTAGCAATGTCGTTCGCGGCCACCGCTTCACTGTTCTGTTTGTCCCATAAGTTCTCGTACCAGTCCGACTCAACACCGCCGTTCTCACCATTAGCTTCGACTAATTCCGTCTCGGCCGGCTCTTCCAACTCTAACCGAACGTCGCGGGTAGCACTCTGTACGCCGCGAACTCCATCGAGGTCCGCTGTCGCGCTCTCGGGGCCGTGCACCACCAGCACTTCGCCGCCAGCGAGTTCTTGTTTGATGTCAAATCCTTCCCGTTCGATCTGATTCGCCGCCCCACGCCCCTGCGTGACGACGACGTACTGTGCCTGTCCCCCACTTGCGCTCGCGTAGCCTGTGACGGCCAGCGAGGCGCCGACTGCACCGATACTCTTTAAAAGAGTTCTCCTCGTTTGTTTCATGTTACCATGCCTTGGTGAGGCAACGTTCACATAGGACTAAGATAGTATAATATTTGCTAATTCAGGATTGCTATCAGAAACGACCGACACCACTTGGTAGCTCCCGCCCAATTACTATCCGTGACCCGAATCGGAATCGTCGGCGCCGGAAGCGCCGCTGCGGCTGCCACGTTCGTCCTCGACACTGCCCTCAAGGACGCCGAAATCACCGTCCTCGAGAAGTCGGGCGGCGTCTGCGGACGCGCGGCCACACGCCGGCACGGCGACGTTACCTACGACTACGGCGCCAACTACGTCAAATCCGAAGACGAACGCGTCGCCGACCTCCTCACCGACACCCTCGACAGCGAGGGACTCGTCGACATCGTCGAACCCATCTACACCTTCGACGCCGCGGGCGAGATCACGCCGGGGCGGGACCCGGTTGGCCATCGGTGGTCCTATAAAAACGGTCTCACCCAGATCGCCAAGCGCCTCTTCGCCCGGACCGACGCCACCGTTCACCGCCGGACGCGTGTCGAAACCATCGTCCGGCACGATGTCGACGAAACCTGGACGCTCCGGGATGGGGACGACCGCAATTGGGGCCCCTTCGACACGATCCTTTTGAACCCCCCGGCGCCCCAGACTGCCGACCTCCTGGCTGACGCCCGGTGGGACCACCCGGCTCGGGAGGCGCTCGAGGACGCTGTCCGGAAGGTTCCCTACCGGCCAGTGTGGACCGCGATCCTCGGATACGAGTTCGAACTCGACGTCCCGTACTATGCCCTTATCAATACGGACGACGAGCACGAGATCGGCTGGGTCGCACGCGAGGAGTGCAAACCCGGACACGTGCCGACGGGCGAATCCGTCCTCGTCGTTCAGGCCGGGCCAGACTGGTCGCGCGAACGGTACGACGACCCACCTGACGAGAACGTCGCCGCCCTGACGGCGCTCACGGCGGACCTGATCGGGGACGATCGCCTCTGCGATCCGGCCTGGACCGACAACCAGGGGTGGCGCTACGCGCTTCCCGACGAGGGCGTCCGCCGGGGGCCGCTTCGCCGGGCCGAATCCGCGGGGCTGTACTGTGCGGGCGACTGGGTCGCCGGCGAGGCGCGCCTCCACGCAGCACTCGCGTGCGGGTTGGCGGTCGGCGAGCGGATGAGCTACTCCTTATAAACCTGGTCGCCAGCAACCTGGGTTGACGTGGCGTCCGCTTCATCCCGGATTAATTCGGCTTAAACGGACGGTCACTCCGGTGAATTCAGGTTCGCGGTTTCCCCCTCTTAAGGGGTCGAAGCCGCAGCATCCACGTGCATGAAACCGCAACAGATTCTCACAATAGGTATCGCACTGTCGGTGTTGCTCGGCGGTGCAATGGTGCTGGGCGTGGTCGCCGGCGCCGCGACAGGCGATCAGCCGACGAGTGCCTCCGATGTGGAAACGGACGAAGAAACGCCTGACGAACCGCCCGCGAACGAAACCGACGACACCGCCGACAACGAGTCCGACGCGTACGTAGGTGACGTTCCCGACAACTCCACCCAGATGGACCCCGAGGACGCTGACGCCAGCGACGATGTCGTCGACCGCCCCGGCGCTGATGACCGTCCTGACGCCGCCGACGAGCACGCCGGTAACGCAGACGAGAACGCCAGTAACGCCGACGGCGTGGGTCCCGCAGACGGGCTCCCCGAGCAGGCTGCAGATCACGTGAGCGAGATCCACGAGACGATCGATTCGTTCCCCGAGAACGACTTCGATTTCCTCGGTGACGCTTTGAGCGATCTCCTCTCGAACGGGGACGCAGCTGACGACGGGACAGTTGACGACGCGGCTGCTGACAGCTAATGGGACCGATCCATGAGAGACTCCCGTGAGTAGCGCCCAGAGGAGTCGTCGCTCCATCTGCGCAGATACTTGTATGTCGGAGTCATAAGATGCGGCAATCAATCAAATCAATGTCATCATTACCCTCTCGGATGCGAATTCTCCACGTCGACGACGACGTGAACTTCGCTGAGCTGACCGCGACGTTTCTCGAACGCGAAGACGACCGCTTCGCCGTCGAAACTGCGACCAGCGCTAGCGAGGGGCTCGAGGTCATCGCCGACACCGAGGTCGACTGTGTCGTCTCCGACTACGACATGCCCGGCCGAAACGGGATCGAGTTCCTCGAATCGATCCGTGAACGCTCGTCGGAGCTGCCGTTCATTCTGTTCACCGGGAAAGGTAGCGAGGAGGTCGCCAGCGACGCAATCTCGGCGGGGGTCACCGACTACCTCCAGAAGGAGCGCGGGACCGACCAGTACGCCATCCTGGCGAACCGCATCAAAAACGCCGTCGAAGGCCGGCGAGCACGGATTCAACGCGAACGCCAGCTCGACGCCATCGAAACCGCCCAGGAGGGGATCAGCATCCTCGACGCAAACGGGGTGTTCATCTTCGTCAACGAGGCGTACGCCGATCTCTACGGCTACGAACGCGAGGAGATGATCGGCGAACACTGGGAACTGATCTATCGGGACGACGATGTCGAGGCGATCCGCGAGCAGGTGCTTCCGGAAGTCGAACGAACCGGCCACTGGAACGGGATAACGACCGGTCTTCGAGCCGACGGGACCACGTTCGTCGAGGATCACGCCCTGGCGAGGACCGAACAGGGGGAACTCGTCTGTACCGTTCGTGACGTCTCAACGCAGCGCGAGTACGTCCAGACGATCGAGACGCTGCACGACTCCGCCGAGGAGATACTGCGGGCTCAAACCCAGGAATACGTGGCCGAGGTCGTGGTCGAGACGGTGGCAGACGTTCTCGACAGACCGCTCAACGGCGTGTGGATCCACGACGAGCGGACGGACGTCCTCGAACCGGTTGCCTGGACCGATCGGGCCGACGAACTCGTCGGCGACCCCCCGACGCTGGAATCGGGTCACGGTTCCGCGTGGGAGGCGTTCGACACCGGCGAGGTCGTCTCCTCGAACTGTGATCTACTGGATGAAACGTCGGAGGAAGCCGAGACGGAGCTTCGAAGTGCGGTCGTCATTCCGATCGGCACGTACGGCGTACTGACGCTCGGATCGACCGTCGGTGACGGCGTCGACGGCCTCGACGTCTCGCTTTCGGAGCTGGTCTGTCGTTACGCGGAGACAGCCTTCGACCGGATCGAACGAGAACAGGAGCTACAGCGGTACGAGACGATCATTCAGTCGATATCCGATGCGGTCTATACGCTCGACGACGAGGGACGAATCCAGTTCGTCAACGACAGTTACGTGGAGATGAAAGGGATTTCTCGCGAGGAACTCGTCGGGACGAAGATCGACCAGTGGGTCGACGAGGGGGTTCTCGAGCGGACGAAGCCGGAGTTCGAACGAATCAAAAAGGGGGAGCAAGAGACCGCCCAGATCAAGTACGCGTTCAAAAGAGCGACCGGTGAACGGATCCCCGTCGAGTTGCGTTTTGCCCCCCTCCCGACGTTCGGCGGCGACGAAACCGGACGCGTCGGCGTCATCCGCGACGTGACCGAGCGAAAACAGTGGGAACGGGAGCTCGAACGCCAGAACGAACGGCTCGATGCGTTTGCCAGGGTCGTCTCCCACGACCTGAAGAACCCGCTGAGCGTCGCCGACGGCCGGCTCGAACTGGCCCGCGAGGAGTGTGACAGTGATCACCTCGCGGCGGTCGATGGGGCGCTCGACCGGATGGACGAACTGATCGCCGACCTGTTGACGCTGGCCAAAAGCGGCGAGCAGGTCAGTGGGATGGAACCGTGCGATCTGGGAGCACTCGTCGACAGTTGTTGGGATAACGTCGACACGAAGAACGCAACGCTACAAAACGAGGTCGATGCGACGGTTCGTTGTGACCACAGCCGCGTCCAGCAACTCCTGGAGAACCTGATCAAAAACGCCGCGGAACACGGCGGTGAAGACGTGACGATCACAGTCGGTGATCTCCCGGATACGTCCGGGTTCTACGTCGAAGACGACGGTCCAGGAATCCCGAAACCGGAGCGAAAAAAGGTGTTCGAGAGCGGGTATTCGAACGCGAATGGCGGCACCGGATTCGGGCTTGCGATCGTCGACGAAATCGTCGGGGCACACGGCTGGACCGTCCACGTGACGGAAGGGACCGAGGAGGGCACACGCTTCGAGATTGGCGTTTCGGAACGGATGCCACCCTCCCCCGATTGATACGACAGAAGGGGACGCGACTGGCAAGGTCCGGAAGGTTGACCCGATGCCCGACCGGCCGAAACACTGCCGAAGGCACTACTGTGTGTGATGGGACCTTCAATCGGAAATTGATAGCTAAAGGCTGTCTAATCCCGGTTAAAACGCCGGGTTCTATTTAGTGTTCGGCATCGAAGATGATGTCATGACTTCGATCCGGGTATGGGCCGTGGCTGGTATCGCCGTGTTGGCAGTCGTCGGGATCGGGGTGATCGCGGCAGCCGACGGCGGAGCTGCCCAAGACGATGTCGTGGCGTTGACTGTCACCGTCGAGGACCGGGACGGCAACCCCGTCGGCGGTGCAGACCTTACAGCCACCTGGGAGGACGGCGAGACGACCGCGACGACCGCGAGCAATGGACGGGCGTTCGTGGACGTTCAACGCGGGGCGGACGTCGAGATCGAGGTCGAACACGACGAGTACGTCAGAAACACCCCGCTGCTCGTCGAGAACGCCACCGAACGGGACGTCACTGTCGACGTCGCCAGACAGGGTGGAATAGTCGTGACGACAACTCACGACGGCACGCCCGTCGATAACGTCAGCGTCACTGTGCGCAAGGACCGCGTGCGGAT
The Halalkaliarchaeum desulfuricum DNA segment above includes these coding regions:
- a CDS encoding NAD(P)/FAD-dependent oxidoreductase; this encodes MTRIGIVGAGSAAAAATFVLDTALKDAEITVLEKSGGVCGRAATRRHGDVTYDYGANYVKSEDERVADLLTDTLDSEGLVDIVEPIYTFDAAGEITPGRDPVGHRWSYKNGLTQIAKRLFARTDATVHRRTRVETIVRHDVDETWTLRDGDDRNWGPFDTILLNPPAPQTADLLADARWDHPAREALEDAVRKVPYRPVWTAILGYEFELDVPYYALINTDDEHEIGWVAREECKPGHVPTGESVLVVQAGPDWSRERYDDPPDENVAALTALTADLIGDDRLCDPAWTDNQGWRYALPDEGVRRGPLRRAESAGLYCAGDWVAGEARLHAALACGLAVGERMSYSL
- a CDS encoding hybrid sensor histidine kinase/response regulator; amino-acid sequence: MRILHVDDDVNFAELTATFLEREDDRFAVETATSASEGLEVIADTEVDCVVSDYDMPGRNGIEFLESIRERSSELPFILFTGKGSEEVASDAISAGVTDYLQKERGTDQYAILANRIKNAVEGRRARIQRERQLDAIETAQEGISILDANGVFIFVNEAYADLYGYEREEMIGEHWELIYRDDDVEAIREQVLPEVERTGHWNGITTGLRADGTTFVEDHALARTEQGELVCTVRDVSTQREYVQTIETLHDSAEEILRAQTQEYVAEVVVETVADVLDRPLNGVWIHDERTDVLEPVAWTDRADELVGDPPTLESGHGSAWEAFDTGEVVSSNCDLLDETSEEAETELRSAVVIPIGTYGVLTLGSTVGDGVDGLDVSLSELVCRYAETAFDRIEREQELQRYETIIQSISDAVYTLDDEGRIQFVNDSYVEMKGISREELVGTKIDQWVDEGVLERTKPEFERIKKGEQETAQIKYAFKRATGERIPVELRFAPLPTFGGDETGRVGVIRDVTERKQWERELERQNERLDAFARVVSHDLKNPLSVADGRLELAREECDSDHLAAVDGALDRMDELIADLLTLAKSGEQVSGMEPCDLGALVDSCWDNVDTKNATLQNEVDATVRCDHSRVQQLLENLIKNAAEHGGEDVTITVGDLPDTSGFYVEDDGPGIPKPERKKVFESGYSNANGGTGFGLAIVDEIVGAHGWTVHVTEGTEEGTRFEIGVSERMPPSPD